The proteins below are encoded in one region of Nilaparvata lugens isolate BPH chromosome X, ASM1435652v1, whole genome shotgun sequence:
- the LOC111061289 gene encoding vitellogenin-like isoform X4, which translates to MKGITLIFCVIAVAGVSASGNGPWNSNQQYRYHVQGRSLSAMHQSGSNQYVGMHLRAELEVEAKNENQAVFKISKAEYADVHQNLSGGWQQELRSNELQYKQLPLSQANQVFQVNYKQGAVRSLQVNRNTPTWELNMIKGFVSLFQVDVTGQNAIKSRRNIVPNGQQVSGSFKVMEDSVTGKCETHYDVDELPMRVVQQHPEIAPLAVKQQGQGQGQSHSRLIQVVKSRNFSNCDNPVTYHFGFTQESNFEPASNQMGNLVSRAAMGHMIIAGEIESFTIHSSVTQNEIAISPFGYNQQKGVVGTLMNATLVSVSHASSGSPQSVQNPQKINDLVYEFNPASNSESNQRSSHYTRQQADNEDDSSSSSSSSDSSSSSSSSSSSSSSSSSSSEENNKNSKKNNNNNNWNNKNQKKKNNNNRNNHNDNDNNQDNSNENNNDDAYWRSQQKTKSRSRRSILRNYNNENDDDNNQNRNQNRNNNNNNNNNNDSSEESNENQNNNNKHNNKNWNNNDNNKNWNNNDNNKNWNNNNNKNRNNNDNDDSSSSSSSSSSSSSSSSSSSSSSSSSSDLDSSEENWQQKPGMNDAPRTPFLPHFVGVRGNSIQADKQVDIVNEVQKVAMRIGAQVQRPSAIPGQNTLTSFTILTRMIQTMSAKQIQEVKQRLFIDRNNANGKSSADAKKLQSWEAFKHATANAGTGPALEAIKNWVEKGDVRNEKAAELVAVLPRTARLPTDQYIKTFFQFATSSNVQNQKYLNSTIILGFSEILRKAQVDSDTKHMRFGVHSFGHLTSKHDQSLHQEYMPYLEEKLKSAFEKGDSQKIIVYIQALGNTAHPRLLKTFEPYLEGKKSASRFQRLLMVASLYQMTRVHPTTARAVLYRIYKNPGEAAELRVAALHLLANANPSAAMLQRMAQQTHWEQSKEVISATQSFIKSAARMDQNPNSIELARNAQAAVDMLNPNEYGSSLSKNFLSSFVIDNIDKSYESQLSSIGSVDSIIPSSVFVNFMANDGGYKHQVFHHSAMFSSVNDLLELVNTQFKNNNNNNRRNNKSGSHDNEDNHNNRNSNNEWTAENVLKALNIQKDQAEQLEGNFFLTMLGGKRAFAINNHTIEKIPSIFKEAAQKLKHTSFNLTQFYSKNTMKVAFPTPMGLPFVYTSSVPTMVYVGGETKVNSHPDLANGNNNFVNIPQYINISADIEAVYSMQSNSKFGMVTPFNHHEYYASVEKNMQFYMAVQTEANIDLENNEVEFTVQPLNKEDKQNVFQYSSVLYTTKSNILNFNPALQEDGTERVHVGKAKQIQMNFGKESTGFAFEANYWSENGFGDFASLYNEVSKFDFQSAMTSPWAQSSINSNNITVAFNPRQSTSQVAKFTFSYADNSDDNNNSHSGHDSNNSNNNNNNRADYTDAQPSSTAANSRSRQNEFLRKAAAGISGADAMVVDVSARFQDSHGQSNAQYVATVAMANSDASPNARMLFFASMNPANSDSKAQVCAAAASNFPNVPLMNFHDALKANPTSRISADIAFGAQCNAGGHIHADAKLSQTQEFQEYAKSRPMAKKCFQLMEKGQALEYACQNATKVANMLNNYEVSVKYDRVSSVFKNVTYSIYSALAQAAYPYHNENMFSQNSNPSGKIDLNARFNYNLRYFNASINTPFFSANVKNVEVHHALRPLVIFHPSLNSLELMSYNENYDYPTCSVSKNSISTFDNKTYSADLEGWHVMFASTPKNYNDNSGRYSASNSQSNSFYKYKKVVVLAKNAGSQRKAVKMLLGENVIDINPSGSESSDNSPNANVQVNGNKVQIANNRMASFDDFDGETLVEISVTDNGEVQVQSSSHGIAVYHDGANFIIDADSYHRGEVRGLCGTYSGDKYTDFTTPNKCIMREARLFAATYALPGSSNSNVEQLKRQADQMPCFRRRHIFANVITSNDYDRSSSSSNRNNNKNHSSERLANPTKLVQDIKNNGDQVCFSIHPVPKCQSGFSPAGSSEKEVQYFCMGQGKNSEYWVGQIINGGFVNLGQKQPNATFKKSVPKSCVRDN; encoded by the exons CATGGAACAGCAACCAGCAGTACCGCTACCATGTGCAAGGCAGATCACTGTCAGCCATGCACCAGTCAGGATCAAACCAGTACGTGGGCATGCACCTGAGAGCAGAATTGGAAGTTGAGGCGAAGAATGAGAACCAGGCTGTGTTCAAGATCTCCAAGGCCGAGTACGCCGATGTGCACCAGAACCTAAGCGGAGGCTGGCAACAAGAGTTACGCAGCAATGAGCTGCAGTACAAGCAGTTGCCCCTGTCGCAAGCAAACCAAGTCTTTCAAGTCAACTACAAGCAGGGAGCAGTGCGCAGTCTGCAGGTCAACAGGAACACACCCACCTGGGAACTGAACATGATCAAGGGATTCGTCAGCCTGTTCCAGGTCGATGTGACTGGCCAGAATGCCATCAAGTCTAGGCGCAACATTGTGCCCAATGGCCAGCAGGTGAGTGGCTCGTTCAAGGTTATGGAGGACTCTGTCACCGGCAAGTGTGAGACCCACTACGATGTTGATGAGCTGCCAATGAGAGTTGTGCAACAGCACCCAGAGATTGCACCACTTGCAGTTAAGCAGCAGGGCCAGGGCCAGGGCCAGAGCCACAGCCGTCTCATTCAGGTGGTCAAGTCAAGGAACTTTAGCAACTGTGATAACCCAGTCACCTACCACTTTGGATTCACTCAGGAAAGCAACTTTGAGCCAGCCAGCAACCAGATGGGCAACCTTGTCAGCCGTGCCGCAATGGGCCATATGATTATTGCTGGAGAAATAGAAAGTTTCACCATCCACTCATCGGTCACTCAGAATGAGATTGCCATCAGTCCATTCGGCTACAACCAGCAGAAGGGAGTAGTTGGCACACTCATGAATGCCACCCTTGTCTCCGTGTCACATGCCTCTTCTGGCTCTCCTCAGTCAGTCCAGAACCCACAGAAAATCAACGATCTGGTTTATGAGTTCAACCCAGCATCAAACAGTGAGAGCAACCAAAGATCTAGCCACTACACCAGGCAGCAGGCTGATAATGAAGATGACAGCAGCTCAAGCTCATCTAGCAGTgactcttcttcatcatcctcctcctcttcatctagctcatcatcatcatcgagCAGCTCAGAGGAGAACAACAAGAATAgtaagaagaacaacaacaacaacaactggAACAACAAgaaccagaagaagaagaacaacaacaacaggaaCAACCATAATGACAATGACAACAACCAGGATAACTCCaatgaaaacaataatgatgatgCTTACTGGAGGAGCCAGCAGAAGACCAAGTCCAGGTCACGCAGGAGTATTCTGAGGAACTACAACAACGAGAATGATGATGACAACAACCAAAACAGGAACCAGAACagaaacaacaacaacaacaacaacaacaacaatgacTCCTCTGAAGAGAGCAATGAAAACCAGAACAACAATAACAAGCACAACAACAAGAACTGGAACAACAATGACAACAACAAGAACTGGAACAACAATGACAACAACAAGAACtggaacaacaacaacaacaagaacagGAACAACAATGACAATGATGACTCATCATCAAGCTCAAGCAGTTCCAGTTCtagctcctcctcctcgtcctcatcttcatcctcttcGTCCTCATCCTCTGATCTTGACAGCAGCGAAGAGAACTGGCAGCAGAAGCCTGGCATGAATGATGCACCAAGAACACCTTTCTTGCCCCACTTTGTTGGAGTAAGAGGCAACTCAATTCAGGCTGACAAGCAGGTCGACATTGTCAATGAAGTCCAAAAGGTAGCCATGAGGATTGGCGCCCAGGTCCAGAGACCCAGTGCCATTCCAGGACAGAACACACTCACCTCCTTCACCATCCTCACCAGGATGATCCAGACCATGTCAGCCAAGCAGATCCAGGAAGTCAAACAGAGACTTTTCATTGACAGGAACAATGCCAATGGCAAGAGTTCTGCTGATGCCAAGAAACTCCAGAGTTG GGAAGCATTCAAGCATGCTACAGCTAATGCTGGAACTGGACCAGCATTGGAAGCCATCAAGAACTGGGTTGAGAAGGGTGATGTGAGGAATGAGAAGGCAGCTGAACTTGTTGCTGTTCTGCCAAGAACCGCCAGACTGCCAACTGACCAGTACATCAAGACTTTCTTCCAATTTGCCACCTCATCAAATGTGCAGAACCAGAAGTACCTCAACTCCACCATCATCCTTGGATTCTCTGAAATCCTGAGGAAAGCTCAAGTTGACTCAGACACCAAACACATGCGCTTTGGAGTTCACAGCTTTGGTCACTTGACATCCAAGCATGATCAATCCCTGCATCAGGAATACATGCCCTACTTGGAAGAGAAACTCAAGAGTGCCTTTGAAAAGGGTGATAGCCAGAAAATCATTGTCTACATCCAAGCTCTTGGAAACACTGCACACCCAAGACTATTGAAGACCTTTGAGCCCTACCTGGAAGGAAAGAAATCAGCATCACGCTTCCAGCGCCTCTTGATGGTTGCCAGCCTCTACCAGATGACCCGTGTCCACCCAACCACTGCCCGTGCTGTGCTCTACAGAATCTACAAGAACCCAGGAGAAGCCGCCGAACTCAGAGTGGCTGCCCTACACCTTTTGGCCAATGCTAACCCATCTGCAGCCATGCTACAGAGGATGGCCCAGCAGACCCACTGGGAGCAAAGCAAGGAAGTCATCTCAGCTACTCAATCCTTCATCAAGAGTGCTGCTCGTATGGATCAGAATCCCAACTCCATTGAATTGGCAAGGAATGCTCAGGCAGCTGTTGACATGCTCAACCCCAATGAGTATGGAAGCTCCCTGTCCAAGAACTTCCTCAGCTCATTTGTCATTGACAACATCGACAAGAGCTACGAAAGCCAATTAAGCTCCATTGGCAGTGTTGACAGTATTATTCCAAGcagtgtgtttgtcaacttcatGGCCAATGATGGAGGATACAAGCACCAAGTGTTCCAT CACTCTGCTATGTTCTCCAGTGTTAATGACCTTTTGGAGCTTGTGAACACTCAAttcaagaacaacaacaacaacaaccgcAGGAACAACAAGTCTGGATCTCATGACAATGAAGACAACCATAACAACAGGAACTCAAACAACGAATGGACAGCTGAGAATGTTCTCAAGGCCCTCAACATCCAGAAGGACCAGGCTGAACAGCTGGAAGGAAACTTCTTCCTCACCATGCTGGGAGGAAAGCGTGCTTTTGCCATCAACAACCACACCATTGAGAAAATCCCATCCA TTTTCAAGGAAGCAGCACAGAAACTGAAGCACACCTCATTCAACCTGACTCAATTCTACAGTAAGAACACAATGAAAGTAGCCTTCCCTACCCCAATGGGTCTGCCTTTTGTCTATACCTCCAGTGTACCCACCATGGTGTATGTAGGTGGAGAGACCAAGGTCAACTCTCACCCAGACTTGGCCAATGGCAACAACAACTTCGTCAACATTCCTCAATACATCAACATCTCAGCTGACATTGAAGCAGTCTACTCAATGCAGTCCAACAGCAAATTTGGTATGGTTACTCCATTCAACCACCATGAGTACTATGCCAGTGTTGAGAAGAACATGCAATTCTATATGGCTGTTCAGACAGAGGCAAACATTGACTTGGAAAACAACGAGGTCGAATTCACAGTGCAGCCACTCAACAAGGAAGACAAACAGAATGTGTTCCAGTACAGCTCAGTGCTCTACACCACCAAGTCAAACATCCTCAACTTCAACCCAGCTCTGCAGGAGGATGGCACTGAGAGAGTGCATGTTGGCAAAGCTAAACAGATCCAGATGAACTTTGGCAAGGAGAGCACTGGATTCGCATTTGAGGCCAACTACTGGAGTGAGAATGGCTTTGGAGACTTTGCCAGCCTCTACAATGAAGTTAGCAAGTTTGATTTCCAGTCTGCAATGACATCTCCCTGGGCTCAAAGCTCCATCAACTCTAACAACATAACTGTTGCCTTCAATCCAAGGCAGAGCACCTCTCAGGTTGCCAAGTTTACTTTCTCCTATGCTGACAACTCTGATGACAACAATAACTCCCACAGTGGACATGACagcaacaacagcaacaacaacaataacaacAGAGCAGACTACACTGATGCTCAGCCATCTTCCACTGCTGCCAACAGTCGTTCCAGACAGAATGAATTCCTGCGCAAGGCTGCTGCTGGCATCTCAGGTGCTGATGCTATGGTTGTTGATGTGTCTGCTAGATTCCAAGACAGCCATGGTCAATCCAATGCCCAGTATGTAGCCACTGTAGCAATGGCCAACAGTGATGCTTCTCCAAACGCTCGTATGCTGTTCTTTGCATCAATGAACCCAGCTAACTCTGACTCCAAGGCCCAGGTGTGTGCTGCAGCTGCCAGTAACTTCCCCAATGTGCCACTCATGAACTTCCATGATGCCCTCAAGGCAAACCCAACTTCCCGCATCAGTGCTGACATTGCCTTTGGTGCACAATGCAATGCTGGAGGACACATCCATGCTGAT GCCAAGTTGTCACAGACCCAGGAATTCCAGGAGTATGCAAAGAGCCGTCCAATGGCCAAGAAATGCTTCCAATTGATGGAGAAGGGCCAGGCTCTTGAATATGCTTGCCAGAATGCCACCAAGGTCGCCAACATGCTCAACAACTACGAAGTCTCTGTCAAGTATGATAGAGTATCAAGTGTCTTCAAGAACGTCACCTACAGCATCTACTCAGCTCTGGCTCAAGCTGCCTACCCATACCACAATGAAAACATGTTCAGCCAGAACAGCAATCCTTCTGGCAAGATTGATCTCAATGCCAGGTTCAACTACAACCTCCGTTACTTCAATGCTTCAATCAACACTCCATTCTTCTCTGCCAATGTCAAGAATGTTGAAGTACACCATGCTCTCAGACCTCTGGTGATCTTCCATCCATCACTCAACTCACTTGAGCTCATGTCCTACAATGAGAACTATGATTACC CAACATGTTCTGTCAGCAAGAACTCCATCAGCACATTCGACAACAAGACCTACTCAGCTGACCTTGAAGGCTGGCATGTGATGTTTGCCTCCACTCCAAAGAACTACAACGACAACTCTGGAAGATACAGTGCCAGCAACAGCCAGTCCAACAGCTTCTACAAGTACAAGAAGGTTGTTGTCTTGGCCAAGAACGCCGGATCTCAGCGCAAGGCTGTCAAGATGCTGTTGGGAGAGAATGTCATTGACATTAACCCCTCTGGCTCCGAGTCAAGTGACAACAGCCCCAACGCCAATGTCCAGGTCAATGGAAACAAGGTGCAGATTGCCAACAACAGGATGGCCAGTTTCGATGACTTTGATGGTGAGACCCTCGTTGAGATCTCTGTCACAGACAATGGAGAGGTGCAGGTTCAGTCTTCATCCCATGGCATTGCTGTCTACCACGATGGTGCCAACTTCATCATTGAT GCTGACAGCTACCACAGAGGTGAGGTGCGTGGTCTCTGCGGTACCTACTCTGGTGACAAGTACACTGACTTCACCACACCCAACAAGTGCATTATGAGGGAGGCTAGACTGTTTGCAGCCACCTATGCTCTGCCAGGCAGCAGCAACAGCAACGTTGAACAGCTCAAGAGGCAGGCTGACCAGATGCCTTGCTTCAGGCGCCGGCACATCTTTGCTAATGTCATCACTTCCAATGACTATGACcgaagcagcagcagcagcaacaggaACAACAACAAGAACCACAGCTCAGAGAGACTTGCCAACCCAACCAAACTTGTGCAGGACATCAAGAACAATGGTGACCAGGTCTGCTTCAGTATTCACCCAGTCCCCAAGTGCCAGAGTGGCTTCTCCCCAGCTGGATCATCTGAAAAGGAGGTTCAGTACTTCTGCATGGGCCAGGGCAAGAACTCCGAATATTGGGTTGGTCAGATCATCAACGGTGGATTCGTCAACCTTGGACAGAAGCAGCCTAATGCCACATTCAAGAAGAGCGTCCCAAAGAGTTGTGTTAGAGACAACTAA